In the genome of Epinephelus moara isolate mb chromosome 14, YSFRI_EMoa_1.0, whole genome shotgun sequence, the window GGTGCTGAAATTAGCGGCATGTAGCAATGTGTCGACCGGCATTGTTTATTACTGATGGAGATGACAAAAGGTGAGCTTTAAATTGTTTGGTCTGACAGGATTTTGCTAAATGTAGCAgccagatgctgctgctgctgcgcggTCACCAGTGTCAAGATGGATGAATTTAGTGAAGCTTTCCGTtttaaactttcaaaataatagAAAGTGACGCTTATTTTCAAATAGTGTCGTGAAATATGTAgttctaaaaataataaaatctaataaaattaaatttgaagTTACTGCAACTCTAAAAAGAGTTACTTTGTCTAAATTGTATTCAAAGAAAGATAAGtcgacttttattttgaaggctaagatgtttgattttctttataACTCTGTGAACTTGGCGGTTTCTCACGTCAGCCGGCATCCTTTCCCACTTCCGCATACATACACTGAAAGCTGATTGGCTCGTTGTGCTCACAAGTTACTCAGAGTTAACTCATTTCAAAACCTGCCGTGGTGTTCTCTTCCTGTCCTCTCGTTTCAGTGAGTCTGCATTTCAACAGTCTAGGACAAAAGTCCTCAGTCTGCTGTGCTGTCACATGATGGAAACCACTGAGGCACTATTACTCAAATACTCTAAGCAGGGGCACATACAGTATGAAACAATGGGTTTTGGGGGCCCTCTCCCAGAAtgttttgagcatcaaacaatCAATTTCCTGTGTTCTGGTGGATTATATTGCACCttattgtgtattttctgcatcaatataTGGTGTAAGTgcctttaattttgtcaaaggAAAAGTTCTCTGctagttttcatgtttttattggagggacaaatgcacatgttctaaatattgaggggggaATGTCTGCAGCGTCCCCCCAGAAATCTATACCTGTTAATTTCATCATATTTTCTGTACTGATTTAACATGACATATTATTTAATActataaatataacaaaatcAGTTAAGTACACACAaactttaaaatgcaaaatcTTTATTGCAATAAGACATTAACTTCCAGATTGTACAAATTTCTCAAATAAACTGGGgaccaacattttgatttaaattaaGACAAAAGGGGCAGTTATTTATGATGACTTAACAATATACAGAATGGCCTTTTAGAACTGCTACAGTAGGCTACAACAACCTGAGATATGCTGCTGCTCACATAAAGTGCAGACGAGTGTAAGCTACACCATTgtgaaaatcacacaaaaataaactgatgTAATTCCTCCACCGTGGAACAATGGCTTAGAGGTCCTGGTAAACATTTGACAGTATGTAACAGctattttaaacatttcattttaaaaaaataaaaccaatttAACACCAAAAATAAGATATAGACTTATTCCTGCAGCATGGGTAAGTAAGGAGCTGCTTTTAAACTGTATGCTAAAGTTTTTTTGTTCGTCTGTGCAGCTCAATTTGAGTGCACAAAGGAATGAAGTGGTGATACAACCTTTCTCTCATCCAAATTTGATCAGGTATCTTGTTAGATTATCAAGTATCTGATTAAACACCTGACGGAGCTCGGATGACATGAATCTGATCTGCTGGTGTCTTCTCTTCTCACCTGTCTTTATCGCCTTCTACATTAACTCTATAGGCTACTCTTGCATGTAACCTTTTCTGCCGCAAAGAAGTACCCAAACCAAAGACTACATTTCTGGACATAAAGTACAATATGAAATAATCAAATATTTGAAGAATTAGCAGATGTATGAGAGAAAACATTGTTCTCTTGTTAATCCTGACTCCCTCACTGATATGGCTTCATATGTCTGTATCACCATTGAAAtgatcaaaaaagaaaaataacatggAATCTAAACTCACTTAGGCTGAGCTATGGTGAGTGCCACACCATGCCAAACTTATAATCATCTAAGCTCCACATAAAGACAATGCAGTCTGTAGAATCCCAAAAAGAAAACCCTGATGTGCAGAGGTCTTGATGACAAGTGGCTCATCTTCAGAGCCGTCTAGCAGGGCAGCATCTCTGGATCCAGCTTGCGCTTGTGATTGCCTCCAGACCAGAGTAACAGCCTGTCCAGTCTGACCAGATCACTCCCCAGCTGAGTGGACAGTCTGCTGCCAAACATCTGGTTGGTGGTGTTGGGGACGCGGTCAGAGAAGAGTGACATGTAGCTGGGTAAAGGCTCCTCTGACTTCAGCTGGCCCTACAAACACACAAGGGGTCACATAGACACATTCACCTGTATAATGGCCTACAGATGAAGCTGACGTTCAATTCATCAGGGACAAATACGACTTAGCTATCTGTAATCGGTTACTACATAGGATGCTTTTTTACAATACTGTCATCTATTATATTCTACTGAgtatttaaacatgtttacttaaTTTTGATGTTCAAAGAATTTACAAGGAGTGACtctaaatgaaaataaacaaccaATGATGCAAACTTTTTCGCATCATTGGTCAGTTTTTATGGTCAAAAAGTTAAATATTGTGCTGTAGAAAAAAGACACGAGGGCATAGGTGTCACTACAACATAAAAGGGGGACATATGTGAAATGTGGGGCTTGGGTACCTCcagcaaagtaaaaaacaaataagtccACACCCCAAGTAGCTCCCAATTAGAAGGATTTTAATGCAGAATAAAGTTTCAAGCCACATGACTCTTCCTCCATGACATGAAAGTTgcataaaacttttattttgacataattaaGGACATTTCTGCCCTAAAATGATgaagaaaaggcacaaaattgTGCAGAAAAAATCACCAGGATGCAGGAAATTGTTGGAAACTCAAAATTTGAGGGAGGTACCCAAACcaaaaacagtacaaaagacAGCCACATCCCAACGTTGGATGGAGAGAGTGCTGGACCTCTCAAATTttgaattttaaataatttcctGCATCCTGGTGAATTTTTCTGCACAATTTTGTGCCTTTTGTTCATCATTTTAAGGTGGAAATGTCCttaattatgtcaaaataaaagttttctgcaaccttcatgtttttattgagggGAACAAATGCACATTTGAAATACTGGGGGGAacatgtcccctgcatccccGCAAAATCTACGTCTATGCAAGGCAGTATTTTTCATATCTTCCGTGCACATTTTAGTGTGACTGTCAGGCTGTTAGTGAGACATCATTAAAGATATTTGACCATATTCATGTAAATATAGGCTATTCAGGGGTACTGcacaagaaaatgtgtttagaagAGATGTATTCACTTCACAGGAGTCACAACAACATTTGTGAAATTTGCACATACGTTTAGTCTTACCATCTGATCATAGTTCCTGAGGAAGTTCCAGTTCTTCTCCCTGTGGATCATGATGTATTGGTTAAAATCTGTTAAGCTTCAGTGATCTATAAACTAATATAAACTGCCATAACTTCACTACACTCCAAGATTTTAGCTTGTAATCACCATCACAGAAATAAAGTCGTATCCTCCCCAGCCAGAACAGTTAGATTATCCAGTGTCACACTCACCATTCCcgcactcctctcctctcactccACACCATCTCTTTCCACACTTGGTCCTGTTTAACGGGATCCCTCCTGTCTGTATTCAGCTCCGGGGACACCGCGTCTCCTTTGGCTTGGCGCGTCCTGTCCGCTGCTGCTGCCGGCTGCCGGGTCGTTATCGGCCTGGTCCCGTTGGCTCGCTCCGGTAACCGGTAACCTGCAGAGGATACGCGCCTAACATTGTTCAAGTCCATTTTGGTAGCTCGGTTGAAATCGTGGTTTACCGTCAGGTAAGCGGAGTATGTGAAGAAAAATCACTGCCTGTACTGAAGccggtttgtttgtgtttccatgGAAACGGTGAGCAGGGGGCACACAGGAGGCTACTtcacaataaaatgtgaacaggACCTAATTAACATAGGCTACCTGTAAGTAGGGCTACATCTCAACCACatttaaaataagataagaGTTTATTAATCCCTTAAAGAGGAAATTCACACGTTACAGCAACTTAAGAGTCACAAGCAAGAATAAAAAGTGATTGAGTGATAAGATAAGTAGCCTATACgataaaaatacaaagtagatgaaatataattaaaaaataacataaaacactATACAGGCTACACTATATATACCACTTATACAGACACTGTATGTCCATGAGAGTTGCACAGGATAAATGTAAGACACATGATGTGTAGTATTTTTTCTAGAAAAATATAAACGTAGCCTATAGGATATAAATATTATTGCATTTTAAGTGGTAAAATATTGCACAATAGGAAATGGCACGGAAATATTACGCAGTATAAATTTACACAGGCAGATATCCTTTATATTTATACTGTGTGACATTCCTGTACAGTTTCCTATTGTGCAATCTTTTACCACTTGTTGTgcaattttttccccccagtaaaaatacatttacatatatgtacagtatatttagCCTACCATTACATCAAGTGGGAAACTGATTTTCATCCTCCAAAGCACAATGAATTTAGGCAAAACGTGCTCAACATAAATTTAATCAAGATCATTACAATACACTACTGCTTCTATAGCTTGCAACAAAGATGGAAGGCTATGTTGCATTGTTTAGCCTATGACCTGTGATATCAGCCTATTTGTTTAATATTTGGAAGCACATTGTGCATACTATcaactatttttctttttaatgtccAAGAGTTCTTAATtccatcatttgaaaagctatTTCCACCACTAACAAACACTAAAAAACCTCTACCAGCTTGTTTCTCCCTCCATCGCTCATGCTGACACACCTGCTCTTGCAGAGGATGAAAAAAAGTGATTGGTGGTAAGGAAAGGATGAATGGTTCTAAGCTGCCCCAAACTTGAACCACTGGGACTTATCTGAACCAGTTAAGTGCAAGGTCTTAGATAGAGGTAGAAGTATATGCTGAGGGCTCTTCAGGTTGATGAAATTGCACTGAGTGTCTACAGCCCAGCATCCCACACTACTGACCCTGTGAAATGACCATTTGCTGAATGGGAAAATGAGTAATGTCCCTGTGTGTAAACTTGGTGCCCCCTGACCGTGGTAAATGATATAGTAGGTGTTGGACTTTAAAGTAGACTATCTCCATGTGCAGGCAATCTCTGTTCCACATACTTACAAATATAACATTGCATTTTCTGTGTGAGTAGTTTCTGTTGATTATTTGGGTACACATGCTCTCAGAGATTAATGTATCATCAAAGTAAGTGTCCATATTCAGTGGAACAAATCATGTGTCCAATTAAAATTAAAccattaaaataagaaatataatTGTATAGAAATGGTTTCCTTGTGAAGAAAATCCACATATTTCAGGATTTCGAAATatatggacatttttaaaatatttaaagtaaatttaatccgaaaatgttattttcatcGAAACTATACAATGCTGTGAAACTTCTCATCCGTTTCTATATATcggttacatttattttgaagaccGGAAAAGCACGACAAACACTTTTACTCTGAAATCTGAATGCTGAAACCGGATGTGCTTAGCTATGTAGCTAAATCATAGTGAGAATTGACGGAAATTAAATCCGCTAACTTATCACTATCTTGTCATTTCCCCATGAGTGAATTGAAACGAGCAGCAAGGCCAAGGTAATACAATTTTTTGTGTACCGTGAGCTAAACAGgacatttatttctatttcgAGTCGTGAAGTGCATTTTAATCTGTCAGTATGCTTGGCCCAGTATCTGTGCTAAATAACATTACCTCTGAGGAGCTAACGTTAACATGAGTGAACATTAGAGAGGGCACTTCATCTCACTTGGCAACTTTTCCCGCAGTGCATGAACATGAAATGTGTGGCTGCTTATATTTACCAGGCATGGACTGAAATAAATACGATGTAACGTCAGTGTACTGTAACTTAACGCTCTCTGAGTACGAGCCGGCTTAACAACATGCTAGCAACGGCTAACAGTTCCAATGCCTAAAATGTTAGGAGAAATACCAGATGTGTTAAGAGCCGAAGTTGATAAGAAACCAGTTAAATAAGTGTCAGGGCATTTGGTAAGCTAATGTGGCTTCAGCAGCCTTCAGTGCTGCAAAGCTATGATGCGAGGGAGTGGTCACTGCTGAGCAAGTTAGCTCGACCTCTTCAGCTGTAACAGTAGCCTAATTTAGTTAACCCTAGCTAAATTCGGGCTGATGAAGGGAATGGGTAGCCCAACTGTGGAAcaatatttgtgtatttatttgtgaataACTAGTAAAAGTTATCAGGTCGTAAATAAGTGGGATGCACACAGGTGTTTTAAATTAGTCAGGCTGATAAGACTCTTCCTCAGGTTGAACGAAGGTGGGGCTAACGTTATGTTGGGAGTTGCAGGAGGTGGCTAATTAGGACAAGTGGAAACACCTGCGTCGTTGGACCATTCATGTGTAGGTATTCTGAGGTTATGATATTCAATAGACCTTTTTCACTTGATGTTTTGTCTCGTCATAGCAGATAAAGCTCAGGCGTAACTAACATTAAAACTGACTGCATTACATTCAGGGTCCTCTTACTGTGCCTGCTGGCTCACTATCATGgtttactgggacacttgaccTGAGCCATCATTAGCAAAAtttgtttcacctgtgctttccctgctatgacaagtcaaaatgtctgctgtgaaactgtctattaaaggtccagcgtggaGAATTTAGTGGCAGTGAGCAGCATTGGGGTCTATTAATGCCACTTTCTAAAAGTAAATGTTGAACAGAGGAAATGCTCAGAATCTACAAATAGTCTGTTTAATGTATTACAGGATTACACAGAGGTTTATAGTTTGTTAGCCTTGCTGCTTTATACTTACGCCAGCATTGTGTTGGAGTGTCACACTTAGTTGTAGGTAGTGGTGGTAGGCCATAAACAGTGAGGCTGCAGagtgcaaccagctgaaacttctcatgTGCCAAGCTTGttggagaactatggtggctgatgcaacAACATGAATGGTCCTGTTTTTatccagtgtttgatttgtccatagACCTTTTCCCTGTAGACTTTTTGACGTGTCTTTAGTAAGAAAAGCTGCATTCCACTTTGGGGAAGCCTTGGTATTGTGCACGCGGGCTCACTAGAATAGCTTAATGGAACAAAGTCATTGTTAGTGTTagagccattttttttttttatctgtgtccAATAATGTGTAGGTCACTGGTTTCCACAGTAGGTGGTGTGTAAACAATGGTGTCTGTGAAGGTACAAGTAGAGGAAGAGTTAATTACTCTACAGGTGTGCTGCTTACCGGGAGAAGCACACAGTTTTTTGACCACCGTTTAGTGGCCTAACTTTgagccttttgtttgttttacatagGCCCACAAGTTATAATGGTGTAAGTGTGTTTAGGTCGACAAAGGCTATATTGTTAAATGGACGGATTGTTGCAAATAAATGATCTACACTTGAGCAACCGCATGGACTCTGATTCATTCAATGGAGCCACCACAGACGGCGCGTCAGTTAGAGGTCTTGGTAGCAGTAGGTTTTTTGTTTGGTAGAAATCAAGTCACTACAGTTAGTGTTATCAATTTCATCTGTGCTCTccctactatgacaagtcaaaatgtctcctgtgaaaaaggcctgttTTGGTtgactgtagaacaacatgacAGACTTTGGAAGAGGTAAGCCCCCATTAACAGTGTCTGGCTTTGAAGCTAATTTTACATACTGGCtaaatgtggaattacaacttccaggtccaTCATGTAATGTCATGGTGCCCAGAAAGACTTTTTACAATAGACTTGCATcgtaaaagagacgtctgtaaatcagttggtacattttttttgagcatcacccTGCCCCAGAAATGACTAATTTCACTATCAGACTTATCTCTTTCAtccaataacattttaaaagtcttgAGGAGCTACATGATTTAACAATTTTTATCCCCATGCAAGTTAGCGGTtggctaaactggaagttagctgctcaTGCACTGTAAGTTTCTTgtgcgcttgctctatgggccccttAATGCAGAAAATCGGGGTAATTTTGTGCTGTGGAAATCAAGCTTTTTTGGCTCTGTGCACCACTGAGatactttcataggaatgaacaggggccctccaatgctgtatccagttctctttatacatccacgtgaagaggacccactctgtatgtagatttaaacagctcattctaaggtaacgaaaacacaacgattcttattttcaggtgattataaacaagtaaaaacatagTTATAGGCTACCTTTTCTGTCTATAGATGCCTATACACTGGACTTTTAAGTGAACATGAACAGCTccaaaatgttgaaacaaaaccaagACTTCACAGTTCagtgtattctttttttaatagcttgttttcacattttaatcttttattgtATCTAGATAGTGAACTATGGTTCTAAGAGAATGCATGTATGCACTGACACAATCCTACAACAAACTGTATAGTTAACATGTGTGGAGTCACAAAGCAGTGGACGTGCCAAAATGTTTTGAGTTATCCATTTGAAATACGTCACAGTATTGTCTCTCCATTGGCTTTGAGAATGAGAGCAGGGTGACATCATGGGTCAGGCACACAAGGAGAGGCTTATTACAGAAGTAGGCCATTGTCCCAAGTCACTGCAAAGTCCTAAtctccagacagacagacggacagtgACCTCAGAGAGGCATCTGGAATATCTCTGCTCACTCTTCAGCAGCATGAAAGTTGATGTTGAACAAactaaaattacagtttatgTTCCATGTTTGACATAGATCAGCCCAGGCATTAGAAATACTGAAATCTAGTtcatgcttgtgttttttttgtttgagctTGGTGTGCGATTTATGCTGTTTCAAGCAATAACCATCTGTAAAATAGTACATGTACTTAGTGACTGTTACGGCCtgcatacaaacacagaaatcatGGCTCCATAGGGGCAGGAGGCTGCAACATATAAAAGAGGACGCCACACCAAAAGTAACAGTTTACCCACAGGCTTTATTTTTGTAACCCAAATAttaaccaaaacacaaacaactaagagagaaacaaaaagggACTGGAGACCCCGGCCAAAAGGAACAAAAGGAGGGAAGACGCTGAGCCAACCACGCAGTGGGCTGTCGCTCCCAGCGTCTCCTCCTAAACTACCTGAAAAGGAACTAAACCtagaataaacaaaaaagacGAATAAAGTAACTACTGGTCATCCCCAGCCCAAACTAAAACAACAAACTAACACAACAAAACCCCAGCCCCTAAATGAGCATGGGGGGGGGAAACCTGCTTggggaaagaaaacaaaggaggaaaaaggggaaa includes:
- the c14h2orf50 gene encoding uncharacterized protein C2orf50 homolog isoform X2, translated to MDLNNVRRVSSAGYRLPERANGTRPITTRQPAAAADRTRQAKGDAVSPELNTDRRDPVKQDQVWKEMVWSERRGVREWEKNWNFLRNYDQMGQLKSEEPLPSYMSLFSDRVPNTTNQMFGSRLSTQLGSDLVRLDRLLLWSGGNHKRKLDPEMLPC
- the c14h2orf50 gene encoding uncharacterized protein C2orf50 homolog isoform X1, which gives rise to MDLNNVRRVSSAGYRLPERANGTRPITTRQPAAAADRTRQAKGDAVSPELNTDRRDPVKQDQVWKEMVWSERRGVREWEKNWNFLRNYDQMVRLNGQLKSEEPLPSYMSLFSDRVPNTTNQMFGSRLSTQLGSDLVRLDRLLLWSGGNHKRKLDPEMLPC